The genomic DNA TATGTTTCTCTCCCCCTTCACTTCAGGGTGCTGTTGAGGGTCTCTACGATTTCCTTTGAAACTCGCTCAGTTTGTCTGCTGGCGGTGCTGGCAACCTCCCTGAGCGCCCTCACCACGACCAGTACCATGAGAAGTGCCAGGGATATCATGAAGAGGTACTCCAGAGCCGCCTGGGCCCTTCTCATAC from Thermococcus sp. includes the following:
- a CDS encoding class III signal peptide-containing protein, which produces MRRAQAALEYLFMISLALLMVLVVVRALREVASTASRQTERVSKEIVETLNSTLK